The proteins below come from a single Oryzomicrobium terrae genomic window:
- a CDS encoding nucleoside-diphosphate sugar epimerase/dehydratase — MQVEVATNPFLALPRMVKRLIALAIDASLCVLCVWFAFYLRLNEFVALSGGVAIAVWVALALQLPIFAAMGLYRAIFRYSGWPALHAVIKACGVYAMLYSAIFTAYGIPDIPRTIGLIQPMLLFFAVGTSRAFARYWLGGLYRARLAKADLPKVLIYGAGGAGRQLAAAMANNFEMRVVGYLDDDLTLQGNLLNGLPIYNPRNLNDLVDSVGVCSVLLALPSISRQRRNKILNDLLKAKVSVRTLPSFTALAKGRFGFADLQELDVDDLLGRDPVAPNPVLLAKNITGKTVLVTGAGGSIGGELCRQIAQLSPSVLLLIEQSEFALYEIHQELLAKEYINCGGAIRMVPLLASVRDEGRMGDIMRTWRPDIVYHAAAYKHVPVVEHNPAEGIKNNVLGTLKTAEAAERCGVADFVLISTDKAVRPTNIMGASKRLAEMILQAFAANNSKTKFTMVRFGNVLGSSGSVVPKFRQQIRNGGPITLTHPDITRYFMTIPEAAQLVIQAGAMAKGGDVFVLDMGGAVKIIDLARRMIELSGLSVKDSENPDGDIEIEITGLRPGEKLYEELLIGDNPKPTSHPRIMKAHEDFIPLSDLVPKIKELESCLRFGDVEALRNIMQELVPEYSPAGDVVDWIHMEKLVSVPCCELVGS; from the coding sequence ATGCAAGTTGAGGTTGCTACTAATCCATTTTTGGCTTTGCCAAGAATGGTGAAGCGTTTGATCGCCCTTGCAATAGATGCAAGTCTTTGCGTTCTTTGTGTCTGGTTTGCATTTTACTTACGGCTTAATGAGTTTGTTGCACTCTCAGGTGGAGTTGCTATTGCCGTTTGGGTCGCGCTTGCCCTCCAATTGCCGATTTTTGCAGCAATGGGCCTTTATCGAGCCATTTTTCGGTATTCAGGTTGGCCTGCACTTCACGCTGTAATAAAAGCGTGCGGCGTCTACGCTATGTTGTATTCTGCAATTTTTACGGCTTATGGTATTCCCGATATTCCGCGTACAATTGGTTTGATTCAACCAATGCTTCTTTTTTTTGCAGTTGGAACTTCACGTGCATTTGCCCGCTATTGGTTGGGTGGTCTTTACCGGGCCAGGCTCGCGAAAGCGGATTTGCCTAAGGTGCTTATTTATGGCGCAGGGGGGGCGGGGAGGCAGCTAGCTGCTGCAATGGCTAATAATTTTGAGATGAGAGTGGTCGGCTATCTGGATGACGATTTGACTTTGCAAGGGAATTTGCTTAACGGTTTGCCAATTTATAACCCTCGTAATTTAAATGACTTGGTAGATAGTGTCGGGGTTTGCAGTGTTTTATTAGCACTGCCTAGTATTTCGAGGCAGCGCCGGAATAAAATATTAAATGACCTTCTAAAGGCAAAGGTTTCTGTACGTACACTGCCAAGTTTCACTGCTTTGGCTAAAGGGAGATTTGGTTTTGCCGATCTTCAAGAGCTGGATGTTGATGACCTTTTAGGCCGCGATCCTGTGGCTCCTAATCCGGTTTTATTAGCCAAGAATATTACAGGGAAAACTGTGTTAGTTACGGGGGCCGGTGGATCGATTGGTGGGGAACTGTGTCGGCAAATTGCTCAGCTTTCCCCTTCGGTTTTACTCTTGATAGAACAGAGTGAGTTTGCATTGTATGAAATTCATCAAGAGTTGCTCGCAAAAGAGTATATAAATTGTGGTGGTGCGATTCGAATGGTTCCACTGCTTGCTTCTGTGCGTGATGAAGGACGCATGGGGGATATTATGAGAACCTGGCGCCCTGATATTGTGTACCACGCAGCTGCATACAAGCATGTGCCTGTTGTTGAACACAATCCTGCAGAAGGAATCAAAAATAATGTACTTGGTACGCTTAAAACGGCTGAGGCGGCTGAGCGATGTGGTGTTGCAGATTTTGTGCTGATCAGCACAGATAAGGCAGTCCGTCCAACGAATATCATGGGGGCTAGCAAACGCCTTGCTGAAATGATTCTTCAGGCTTTTGCAGCAAATAATTCAAAAACAAAATTCACCATGGTTAGATTTGGAAATGTGCTTGGTTCCTCTGGATCTGTTGTGCCAAAATTTAGGCAGCAAATTCGCAATGGCGGCCCAATCACCCTTACACACCCTGATATAACACGTTACTTTATGACTATTCCTGAAGCTGCTCAGCTTGTTATTCAGGCTGGAGCCATGGCAAAGGGTGGGGATGTCTTCGTCTTGGACATGGGGGGGGCGGTTAAGATCATCGATCTTGCACGCAGAATGATTGAATTGTCTGGCTTGTCCGTTAAGGACTCTGAGAACCCTGATGGTGATATTGAAATTGAAATAACAGGATTGCGCCCTGGGGAAAAGTTGTATGAGGAGCTCCTCATCGGTGATAACCCAAAACCTACCTCTCATCCAAGAATAATGAAGGCTCACGAGGACTTTATTCCATTGTCTGATCTTGTGCCAAAAATAAAAGAACTAGAGAGCTGTTTGAGATTTGGTGATGTGGAGGCGCTGCGCAATATAATGCAGGAGTTGGTTCCGGAATATTCTCCGGCAGGTGATGTTGTGGATTGGATTCATATGGAGAAGCTGGTGTCAGTTCCCTGCTGTGAGTTAGTTGGTTCTTGA
- the chrA gene encoding chromate efflux transporter, producing the protein MPNSPAVPAPPAPPRTVSFAEAFRFWLKLGFISFGGPAGQIAVMHQELVEKRRWISEGRFLHALNYCMVLPGPEAQQLATYIGWLMHRTWGGIVAGALFVLPSLLILIGLSWLYVAQGHTPLVAGLFYGIKPAVTAIVLQAAHRIGGRALKQPYQWAIAAAAFAAIFAFNTPFPLIVAAAALTGYLVQRFTTPAPATAPGHATTTAASPHQACLIDDDTPPPAHARFRWSRLAAVAGIGALLWLVPMGLLAVLGGWRAPLTQMGWFFTKAALLTFGGAYAVLPYVFQGAVTHYGWLSPGQMIDGLALGETTPGPLIMVVAFVGFVGGYGHADATLAMAGGSPLLAGMLAATVVTWFTFLPSFLFILAGGPLVESTHGNLSFTAPLSAITAAVVGVIVNLALFFAYHVFWPTGFPRGWASLATPDWPSLAIAGLAAVALFRFKIGVAQVIGGCALLGLAIRAWLS; encoded by the coding sequence ATGCCCAACTCTCCGGCGGTTCCCGCCCCCCCAGCGCCGCCACGCACCGTCAGCTTCGCCGAGGCCTTCCGCTTCTGGCTCAAACTCGGCTTCATCAGCTTCGGCGGCCCCGCCGGGCAAATCGCGGTGATGCACCAGGAGCTGGTGGAGAAACGCCGCTGGATTTCCGAAGGGCGCTTTCTCCACGCCCTCAACTACTGCATGGTGCTGCCCGGCCCGGAGGCCCAGCAACTGGCCACCTACATCGGCTGGCTGATGCACCGCACCTGGGGCGGCATCGTCGCCGGCGCCCTGTTCGTATTGCCGTCGCTGCTGATCCTCATCGGCCTGTCCTGGCTCTACGTCGCCCAAGGCCACACCCCCCTGGTCGCCGGCCTGTTCTACGGCATCAAGCCGGCGGTCACCGCCATCGTCCTGCAGGCCGCCCACCGCATCGGGGGACGGGCCCTCAAGCAGCCGTACCAGTGGGCCATCGCCGCAGCCGCCTTTGCCGCCATCTTCGCCTTCAACACGCCATTCCCGTTGATCGTCGCGGCGGCCGCCCTAACGGGCTACCTGGTGCAGCGCTTCACCACGCCCGCCCCGGCCACCGCCCCCGGTCATGCCACGACGACGGCCGCCTCCCCGCACCAGGCCTGCCTGATCGACGACGACACACCGCCCCCAGCCCACGCCCGCTTCCGCTGGTCCCGGTTGGCGGCAGTAGCAGGCATCGGCGCCCTGCTCTGGCTGGTGCCGATGGGCCTGCTGGCCGTCCTGGGCGGCTGGCGCGCCCCCCTGACCCAGATGGGCTGGTTCTTCACCAAGGCCGCCCTGCTCACCTTCGGCGGCGCCTACGCGGTGCTGCCCTACGTGTTCCAGGGGGCGGTCACCCATTACGGCTGGTTGAGCCCCGGCCAGATGATCGACGGGCTGGCCCTGGGTGAAACCACCCCGGGCCCCCTGATCATGGTGGTGGCGTTCGTCGGCTTCGTCGGCGGCTATGGCCATGCCGACGCCACCCTGGCCATGGCCGGGGGCAGCCCCCTGCTCGCCGGCATGCTGGCCGCCACGGTGGTCACCTGGTTCACCTTCCTGCCTTCGTTCCTGTTCATCCTGGCCGGCGGCCCCCTGGTGGAATCGACCCACGGCAACCTCAGCTTCACCGCGCCCCTGTCGGCCATCACCGCCGCCGTGGTGGGGGTGATCGTCAACCTGGCCCTGTTCTTCGCCTACCACGTCTTCTGGCCCACCGGCTTCCCCCGGGGCTGGGCCAGCCTGGCCACGCCGGACTGGCCATCGCTTGCCATCGCAGGCTTGGCCGCCGTGGCCCTGTTCCGCTTCAAGATCGGCGTGGCTCAAGTGATCGGCGGCTGCGCCCTGCTTGGTCTGGCAATCCGAGCTTGGTTGAGCTGA
- a CDS encoding aldolase/citrate lyase family protein, whose protein sequence is MEYIFITADACRAAIADSCRVDYVMVDLEINGKVERQGHLNTLISRHTLEDVKKVKTVLSCSKLLVRVNPIHKDSAAEIASVIDGGADAIMLPMFRTEAEVRRFVELINGRVEVVLLVETAASLIRLKSILEIGGVDSIHVGLNDLHIECRLDFMFEIVSDGIMDWVASMCQMRGVKFGFGGVGRIGRGAVPAELILAEHMRLGSQRVILSRDYQDCFVSSGLDFCGEFEKTISYVADISRVTPVGAQRLHENFRSAVKHVVSLRQDCD, encoded by the coding sequence ATGGAATATATATTTATAACTGCCGATGCTTGTCGTGCTGCTATTGCTGACTCTTGTAGGGTTGACTATGTGATGGTTGATCTTGAGATTAATGGCAAAGTCGAGCGGCAAGGGCACCTTAATACATTGATATCTCGGCACACCTTAGAAGATGTTAAAAAGGTAAAAACTGTTCTCAGCTGTTCGAAGTTGTTGGTCAGGGTGAATCCAATCCATAAGGATTCAGCGGCAGAGATTGCTTCAGTAATTGACGGAGGCGCAGATGCGATTATGCTTCCAATGTTCAGAACTGAGGCTGAAGTCCGCCGCTTTGTTGAATTAATTAATGGTCGTGTGGAGGTGGTTCTGCTAGTGGAGACGGCAGCTTCACTAATAAGGCTGAAGTCAATTTTAGAGATAGGTGGGGTCGATTCGATACATGTTGGTCTTAATGACTTGCATATTGAATGTCGTCTGGATTTTATGTTTGAGATTGTGTCTGATGGCATAATGGATTGGGTTGCTTCAATGTGTCAGATGAGGGGGGTTAAATTTGGTTTTGGAGGGGTGGGGAGAATTGGGAGGGGGGCTGTTCCTGCTGAATTAATTCTGGCCGAACATATGCGCCTAGGTTCCCAGCGCGTTATTTTATCTCGTGATTATCAAGACTGTTTTGTTTCTTCTGGTTTGGATTTTTGTGGTGAGTTTGAAAAAACTATTTCTTATGTGGCAGATATTTCGCGGGTGACCCCTGTGGGAGCTCAAAGGCTTCATGAGAATTTTAGATCTGCTGTTAAGCATGTTGTGAGCTTGCGTCAAGACTGTGATTGA
- a CDS encoding nitronate monooxygenase, giving the protein MKRVDDFRLRLGKHELVPIMVGGMGVDISTAELSLEAARLGGIGHISDAMVPTVSDRRFNTKYVRNKLAQYKFNVANSDKSVVQFDLALLAEATAMHVGRTMEAKRGPGLVFINCMEKLTMNGPKETLRVRLRAALDAGIDGITLAAGLHLGSFALIEDHPRFHDAKLGIIVSSLRALQIFLKKNSRTGRLPDYVVVEGPLAGGHLGFGMDWAEYDLATIVAEIRNWLIAEKLDIPLIPAGGIFTGSDAVGFLEMGASAVQVATRFTVTRECGLPEDVQQEYFKASEDQIEVNQISPTGYPMRMLKNSPAIGSGIRPNCEAYGYLLDASGNCQYIEAYNREVAAHPEARKVKVFDKTCLCTHMRNFDCWTCGQYTYRLKDTTRQNEDGSYQLLSAEHVFRDYQFSTDGKISLPE; this is encoded by the coding sequence ATGAAGCGAGTGGATGACTTTCGCCTGCGTCTAGGCAAACACGAACTGGTACCGATCATGGTGGGCGGCATGGGCGTCGATATTTCGACCGCCGAGCTCTCCCTCGAGGCAGCGCGCCTCGGTGGCATTGGCCATATTTCGGATGCCATGGTGCCGACGGTGTCCGACCGTCGGTTCAACACCAAGTACGTGCGAAACAAGCTCGCCCAATACAAGTTCAACGTCGCCAACTCCGACAAATCGGTAGTCCAGTTCGACCTGGCGCTGCTTGCCGAAGCTACCGCCATGCACGTCGGCCGGACCATGGAAGCCAAGCGCGGCCCCGGCCTGGTGTTCATCAACTGCATGGAAAAGCTGACGATGAACGGCCCCAAGGAAACGCTGCGCGTTCGCTTGCGGGCCGCGCTGGATGCTGGCATCGATGGCATCACCTTGGCGGCCGGCCTGCACCTGGGTTCATTCGCCCTGATCGAGGACCACCCCCGCTTCCACGACGCCAAGCTGGGCATCATCGTCTCGTCCCTACGCGCCCTGCAGATCTTCCTCAAGAAGAACTCCCGCACCGGTCGCCTACCTGACTACGTGGTGGTGGAAGGCCCCTTGGCCGGCGGCCACTTGGGCTTTGGCATGGACTGGGCTGAGTACGACCTGGCTACCATCGTCGCCGAAATCCGCAATTGGCTGATCGCCGAAAAGCTCGACATCCCCCTCATTCCCGCCGGTGGCATCTTCACTGGCTCGGACGCAGTGGGCTTCCTGGAAATGGGGGCCAGCGCCGTCCAGGTCGCCACCCGCTTCACCGTAACCCGCGAGTGCGGCCTGCCTGAAGACGTGCAGCAGGAATACTTCAAGGCCAGCGAAGACCAGATCGAGGTTAACCAGATCTCGCCCACCGGCTACCCGATGCGCATGCTCAAGAACAGCCCCGCCATCGGCAGCGGCATCCGCCCCAACTGCGAAGCCTACGGCTATTTACTCGACGCCTCCGGCAACTGCCAGTACATCGAGGCCTACAACCGCGAAGTGGCCGCCCACCCCGAAGCGCGCAAGGTCAAGGTTTTTGACAAAACCTGCCTGTGCACCCACATGCGCAACTTCGACTGCTGGACCTGCGGTCAGTACACCTACCGGCTCAAGGACACCACCCGGCAGAATGAGGATGGCAGTTATCAACTTCTCAGCGCCGAACACGTCTTCCGTGACTACCAGTTCAGTACCGACGGGAAGATATCGCTACCTGAGTAG
- a CDS encoding alkaline phosphatase family protein, protein MNVTTILRRGLAASLLLACAAALAAPAKHVVLISIDGLRPEFYRQTDWPTPNLQELAREGSSSDGVRGIFPTLTYPSHTTLVTGVAPAGHGIRYNTRFSPQGNGLWYVDAADVQAPTLWQALRQAGLTSAAVSWPISKGAPIDYNLPEIWSYTDPYDRTGPIREHATPPGLFDEVERNATGKLRALDLDYRGLAMDENNSRILAYLLRTYRPSLAAIHLVAADSAQHAVGRSGARVNKALATVDKAVGNILDALKQAGLAADTAVIVTGDHGFAAVHTSLSPNVWLRKAGLLPDAPGDGNWRASFHAAGGSAFLRLRDPGDDAALTRVRALLAALPTEQQALFSVVEVEELRREGADPEAVLALAGTSGVLFRNDATGSVLGQASGGAHGHHPDQSGLQTGFIGYGAGFARGGQAGPLALTDIAPVVARLLGIPFAAPCSAQCRALVPSP, encoded by the coding sequence ATGAACGTCACAACGATTCTGCGCCGCGGATTGGCCGCCTCGCTGTTGCTGGCCTGCGCCGCGGCGCTTGCCGCGCCGGCAAAGCACGTGGTGCTGATCAGCATCGACGGCCTGCGCCCCGAGTTCTACCGCCAGACCGACTGGCCGACCCCCAATCTGCAGGAGCTGGCCCGGGAGGGCAGCAGTTCGGATGGCGTGCGCGGCATCTTTCCCACCCTGACCTATCCTTCCCACACCACCCTGGTTACCGGTGTTGCGCCGGCCGGCCATGGCATTCGCTACAACACCCGCTTTTCCCCTCAGGGGAACGGCCTCTGGTACGTCGATGCCGCCGACGTGCAGGCGCCCACCCTGTGGCAGGCGCTGCGCCAGGCCGGGCTGACCTCGGCGGCCGTCTCCTGGCCGATCAGCAAGGGTGCGCCGATCGACTACAACCTGCCGGAAATCTGGTCTTACACGGATCCCTACGACCGCACCGGCCCGATCCGCGAGCACGCCACGCCACCGGGGCTGTTCGACGAGGTCGAGCGCAACGCAACCGGCAAGCTGCGCGCCCTGGACCTGGATTACCGGGGCCTGGCCATGGACGAGAACAACAGCCGCATCCTGGCCTACCTGCTGCGCACCTACCGGCCCAGCCTGGCTGCGATCCACCTGGTAGCTGCCGACTCCGCCCAGCATGCCGTCGGGCGCAGCGGTGCCCGGGTGAACAAAGCCCTGGCGACGGTGGACAAGGCCGTTGGCAACATCCTCGACGCCTTGAAACAGGCCGGGCTGGCTGCCGACACGGCGGTGATCGTGACCGGTGATCATGGCTTTGCCGCTGTGCACACCTCCCTCTCGCCCAACGTCTGGCTGCGCAAGGCCGGACTGCTGCCCGATGCCCCCGGCGACGGCAACTGGCGCGCCAGCTTCCATGCCGCCGGCGGCAGTGCCTTCCTGCGCCTGCGCGATCCTGGCGACGACGCGGCCCTGACGCGGGTACGCGCCCTGTTAGCAGCGCTGCCCACCGAACAGCAGGCCCTGTTCAGCGTCGTCGAGGTGGAGGAACTGCGCCGTGAAGGCGCCGATCCCGAGGCGGTCCTGGCGCTGGCGGGTACCTCCGGCGTGCTGTTCCGCAACGACGCCACGGGGAGTGTCCTTGGCCAGGCCTCTGGCGGCGCCCATGGTCACCACCCGGATCAGTCGGGCCTGCAGACCGGCTTCATCGGCTACGGTGCCGGCTTTGCCCGGGGCGGCCAGGCCGGCCCTCTGGCCTTGACCGACATCGCCCCGGTGGTCGCCCGCCTCCTCGGCATTCCCTTCGCCGCGCCATGCTCGGCCCAATGCCGCGCCCTGGTGCCGTCCCCCTGA
- a CDS encoding 5'/3'-nucleotidase SurE, giving the protein MNVRHLILACAGLLLSAPALALNILLTNDDGYRHPNIRALYQELKAQGHTVRIAAPYADQSGRAGAFLYGREVVPGRDDDPAYPDSYYVKTTQDGTCQSPACAGQEVTVEISGTPVMAALYGLEKLLPRADLVISGPNVGNNLGYVNNFSGTFNAALIALHSGVPALAVSADLKERDAAGVARIVARLVRDLDNARVAGAPLLPKGVGLNVNLPPLAGLKGIKYTQVGTYLPFALTYTDDLGDLNPAARGRFGLSFKYAAPASASDTTAEAVWVQQGYLTISPFNGVPGTPGHEALRALGRWADTLCLP; this is encoded by the coding sequence ATGAACGTCCGACACCTGATCCTCGCCTGCGCCGGCCTGCTCCTCTCCGCTCCGGCCCTGGCCCTCAACATCCTGCTCACCAACGACGACGGCTACCGTCATCCCAACATCCGCGCCCTCTACCAGGAACTCAAGGCCCAGGGCCACACCGTGCGCATCGCCGCACCCTACGCCGATCAAAGCGGCCGGGCCGGGGCATTCCTGTACGGCCGGGAGGTGGTGCCGGGGCGCGACGACGATCCCGCCTATCCGGACAGCTACTACGTCAAGACCACCCAGGACGGCACCTGCCAGAGCCCGGCGTGCGCCGGCCAGGAGGTGACGGTGGAAATCAGCGGCACCCCGGTGATGGCGGCCCTGTATGGCCTAGAAAAGCTGCTGCCGCGGGCCGATCTGGTGATTTCCGGCCCCAACGTGGGCAATAACCTGGGCTACGTGAACAACTTTTCCGGCACCTTCAACGCCGCCCTGATCGCCCTGCATAGCGGCGTGCCGGCCCTGGCGGTAAGCGCCGATCTAAAGGAGCGGGATGCCGCCGGCGTCGCCCGAATCGTTGCCCGTCTGGTGCGGGATCTGGACAACGCCCGGGTCGCCGGTGCGCCCCTGCTGCCCAAGGGCGTCGGGCTCAATGTCAACCTGCCACCCCTGGCCGGGCTGAAAGGCATCAAATACACCCAGGTCGGGACCTATCTGCCCTTCGCCCTGACCTATACCGACGACCTGGGCGATCTTAATCCGGCGGCCCGGGGACGCTTCGGCCTGAGCTTCAAGTACGCCGCCCCGGCATCTGCCAGCGATACCACGGCGGAAGCCGTCTGGGTGCAGCAGGGCTACCTGACTATCAGCCCCTTCAATGGTGTGCCCGGCACGCCGGGCCACGAGGCGCTGCGCGCCCTGGGGCGCTGGGCCGATACCCTGTGCCTGCCGTAA
- a CDS encoding sugar transferase, producing MVFLKRIIDLFLGVVLLLLLLPLLIVICIFIKIDSRGPVFFTQERLGLGGAPFCMYKFRTMVPGAEHMNEGLFCYTGDPRITRVGSLLRKLSLDELPQLLNVILGDMAIVGPRPPVTYELGEYKDFSPELKRRFSVKPGITGLAQISGRNDLEWPEKIKYDNIYIDNFNKLGIFEDARIVFRTAFVVLSMKGIFEKNER from the coding sequence ATGGTTTTCTTAAAAAGAATAATTGATTTGTTTTTAGGGGTGGTGTTGCTTTTATTGCTGCTCCCCTTGCTAATTGTTATTTGTATTTTCATAAAAATAGACTCAAGAGGGCCTGTTTTTTTTACTCAGGAGAGGTTAGGGTTGGGGGGGGCGCCATTTTGTATGTATAAATTCCGTACGATGGTGCCTGGTGCCGAGCATATGAACGAGGGGCTGTTTTGCTATACAGGCGACCCTCGTATCACACGTGTCGGCTCTCTGCTTAGAAAGCTTAGTCTGGATGAGCTCCCTCAGTTGTTAAATGTTATTTTAGGTGATATGGCTATTGTTGGGCCACGGCCGCCTGTAACTTATGAATTAGGTGAGTATAAGGATTTTTCACCTGAGCTAAAGCGCCGGTTCTCTGTTAAGCCTGGGATTACTGGATTGGCGCAGATATCGGGTAGGAATGATTTGGAGTGGCCTGAGAAAATCAAGTACGACAATATTTATATTGATAATTTTAATAAGCTAGGGATTTTTGAGGATGCAAGAATTGTTTTTCGTACGGCTTTTGTGGTTTTGTCGATGAAGGGAATATTTGAGAAAAATGAACGATAA
- a CDS encoding TonB-dependent receptor: MKKLLLGGLVGIGGALSGIPALAQSSTAPSGESTAALPTVVVTAQRREQSAQDVGAALTVLSGEDLTNKGITNINKLQYEVPNVEIDPQYGSGQPLFRIRGVGLKDYATNNTSTVGVYVDEVAYPFPVQTQGLLFDIDRVEVLRGPQGTLYGRNSTGGAINFLSRRPTQVFDAGVTASYGSYNAKTVEGYVSGPFSDALRGRFSFAREQGGAWQYNRVTGQSLGDKDTLALRGQLELDATRDLKLNLTVHHGQDKSESQGPRLYQGLVPNAAGKALGFSTIAAEKDPRVTGWSLTPAFAKVTGLSVGDKPHRDNQSDGAALTANWEFDKVKLTSITSTESFKRREFIDWDGSAIPQSDEYFKSNIGVFSQELRLASKGQNRFNWLAGVYYGRENLDEKFYSDFTGNLGYATLTAYKQKADVLAAFGQGDYKLTENTRVVLGLRQEHETRKLENFTTSYALYPAQPAKVGTSTFPAQDRSLTSDETSGKLGLEYQLRKGTLLYTSVSRGVKSGGFTAYNSSFPQQVDAVKPEVLWAYEVGAKSDVTRSLRLNASAFYYDYRDQQYQSQVFIDPVIKNVGRLVNIPKSEIYGLELELQWEPIAGLTIGQYLGYKEGYYKEYKGLDVAATKANGYTAPVYSDFAGQELTNFPKTSYGGSLSYTWTQGGFRYTAQGDYVFHDTLKSSVPAYNTNSYWLANTRFAVTQPGAKWTAALWVRNLLNTKYDLYHGSFLSNAQIATSGMPRTIGIQGIYNF, from the coding sequence ATGAAAAAACTACTGCTCGGAGGGCTGGTGGGCATTGGCGGTGCGCTGAGTGGCATTCCGGCCCTGGCTCAATCCAGCACTGCGCCGTCGGGGGAATCGACGGCAGCGCTGCCCACGGTGGTGGTGACCGCCCAGCGGCGGGAGCAGTCGGCCCAGGACGTGGGGGCCGCCCTGACGGTACTGTCCGGTGAGGATTTGACAAACAAGGGCATCACCAACATCAACAAGCTGCAGTACGAGGTGCCCAACGTCGAGATCGACCCCCAGTACGGCAGCGGCCAGCCCCTGTTCCGCATCCGCGGGGTCGGGCTCAAGGATTACGCGACCAACAACACTTCGACCGTGGGCGTGTATGTGGACGAGGTGGCCTATCCCTTCCCGGTGCAGACGCAGGGCCTGCTCTTCGATATCGATCGGGTTGAAGTGCTGCGCGGCCCCCAGGGCACCCTCTATGGGCGCAACAGCACCGGCGGCGCGATCAACTTCCTGTCGCGGCGCCCTACCCAGGTGTTCGATGCCGGGGTGACCGCCAGCTACGGTTCCTACAATGCCAAAACCGTCGAAGGCTATGTTTCCGGCCCCTTCAGCGACGCCTTGCGTGGCCGCTTCTCCTTTGCCCGGGAGCAGGGCGGCGCCTGGCAGTACAACCGGGTGACCGGACAATCCTTGGGTGACAAGGACACCCTGGCTCTGCGCGGCCAGCTGGAGCTGGACGCCACCCGGGACCTGAAGCTCAATCTGACGGTGCACCACGGCCAGGACAAGTCTGAGAGCCAGGGGCCGCGCCTGTACCAGGGGCTGGTGCCGAACGCTGCCGGCAAAGCCCTGGGATTCTCGACCATCGCCGCGGAAAAGGATCCCCGGGTGACCGGCTGGAGTCTGACGCCGGCCTTTGCCAAGGTCACCGGCCTGTCGGTCGGCGACAAGCCCCACCGCGACAATCAGAGCGACGGTGCGGCGCTGACGGCGAACTGGGAGTTCGACAAGGTCAAGCTGACTAGCATCACCAGCACCGAAAGCTTCAAGCGCCGGGAATTCATTGATTGGGATGGCTCGGCCATTCCCCAGTCGGACGAATACTTCAAGAGCAATATCGGCGTGTTCTCTCAGGAGTTGCGCCTGGCGTCCAAGGGGCAGAACCGCTTCAACTGGCTGGCCGGGGTGTACTACGGCCGGGAAAACCTGGATGAAAAGTTCTACTCCGACTTCACCGGCAACCTCGGCTACGCCACCCTCACTGCCTACAAGCAGAAGGCTGACGTACTGGCCGCTTTCGGCCAGGGGGATTACAAGCTGACCGAAAACACCCGGGTGGTGCTGGGGCTGCGCCAGGAGCACGAAACGCGCAAGCTGGAAAACTTCACCACCAGCTATGCGCTGTATCCGGCGCAGCCGGCCAAGGTGGGCACCAGTACCTTCCCGGCCCAGGACCGTTCCCTCACCTCGGACGAAACCTCGGGCAAGCTCGGCCTGGAATACCAGCTGCGCAAGGGCACCCTGCTATACACCAGCGTCAGCCGCGGGGTGAAGTCTGGCGGCTTCACGGCCTACAACTCGTCCTTCCCGCAGCAGGTCGACGCGGTGAAGCCTGAGGTGCTGTGGGCCTACGAGGTTGGTGCCAAGAGCGACGTGACCCGCTCCCTGCGCCTTAATGCGTCGGCCTTCTACTACGACTACCGGGACCAGCAGTACCAGTCTCAGGTGTTCATCGATCCGGTGATCAAGAACGTGGGCCGCCTGGTGAATATCCCCAAATCGGAAATCTATGGGCTTGAACTGGAATTGCAGTGGGAGCCGATCGCCGGCCTGACCATCGGCCAGTACCTGGGCTACAAGGAAGGCTACTACAAGGAGTACAAGGGGCTGGATGTGGCCGCCACCAAGGCTAACGGTTACACCGCGCCGGTTTATAGCGATTTCGCCGGCCAGGAACTGACCAATTTCCCCAAAACCAGCTATGGTGGCTCCCTGAGCTATACCTGGACCCAGGGCGGTTTCCGCTACACGGCCCAGGGCGACTACGTGTTCCACGACACGCTGAAATCTAGCGTGCCGGCCTACAACACCAACAGCTACTGGCTGGCCAACACTCGCTTTGCGGTGACCCAGCCGGGGGCAAAGTGGACGGCCGCGCTGTGGGTGCGCAACCTGCTCAACACCAAGTACGACCTGTACCACGGCTCCTTCCTGTCCAACGCCCAGATCGCCACCTCCGGCATGCCCCGGACGATCGGCATTCAGGGGATCTACAACTTCTGA